A window from Bacteroidetes Order II. bacterium encodes these proteins:
- the tkt gene encoding transketolase encodes MQDLAHLRRRCADTIRFLSADAVQKANSGHPGMPMGMADAAAVLWTERMRHNPADPTWFNRDRFVLSAGHGSMLLYSLLHLTGYDLSMDQIRNFRQWGSKTAGHPEYRHTPGVEMTTGPLGQGISTAVGMAIAERHLAARYNTMTHPIINHYTYVIASDGDLMEGVSHEACAIAGHLGLGKLIVLYDDNGISIDGPTSLSFTEDVLKRYEAYGWQTIEVDGHNPEEVLAAIDKAKADSDRPTIIACKTQIGFGSPNKQGKSSAHGSPLGTDELKLAKETLGWPIGPEFYVPDDVFDYMLSVRINGRKLQSEWDDLMADYRAEHPEKSLELDRAIAGILPTDWEDALPHFALGTKMATREASGHALNALKTAIPNLLGGSADLTPSNNTRAKADVSMSHDDFSGRYLHFGVREHGMGAIVNGITLHGGLVAYTGTFLAFLDYMRPAVRLAALMEIPSLFVFTHDSIGLGEDGPTHQPVEHLASIRAMPNVVNFRPADANETVAAWKYAVQSRVPVTFALSRQGLPVVSSGEGVARGAYILSDAPAPQALLLSTGSEVQIALAAQKLLLDQGISSRVVSMPSWELFEAQDDTYKASVLPPSVTVRVAVEAANQFGWERYLGTNGAFVGMKGFGASAPIDDLYRNFDITASAVALAAKTQLGLS; translated from the coding sequence ATGCAAGATTTGGCCCACCTACGCCGCCGCTGTGCCGACACCATCCGCTTTCTCTCGGCAGATGCGGTTCAGAAAGCGAACTCTGGACACCCTGGAATGCCTATGGGCATGGCCGATGCCGCTGCTGTGCTTTGGACCGAGCGAATGCGTCACAACCCCGCCGATCCAACGTGGTTTAACCGCGACCGCTTTGTTCTTTCAGCTGGGCATGGATCTATGCTTTTATATAGCCTACTCCATCTTACGGGCTATGACTTATCTATGGATCAAATCCGGAACTTCCGACAATGGGGTAGCAAAACCGCTGGCCATCCAGAGTATCGCCATACGCCGGGTGTGGAAATGACCACGGGGCCGCTAGGACAGGGAATTTCTACGGCGGTTGGTATGGCCATTGCAGAACGTCATTTAGCCGCACGCTACAATACGATGACGCATCCCATCATTAATCATTATACCTATGTTATTGCTTCCGACGGCGACCTGATGGAAGGGGTCTCGCACGAAGCCTGTGCCATTGCTGGGCATCTAGGCTTGGGAAAACTAATTGTGCTATATGATGATAACGGCATTTCGATTGATGGCCCCACCTCGCTTTCATTTACCGAAGACGTGCTTAAACGGTACGAGGCATATGGATGGCAGACCATAGAGGTAGATGGCCACAACCCAGAAGAAGTCTTAGCCGCCATTGACAAGGCCAAAGCAGATTCAGACCGCCCGACCATCATTGCGTGCAAAACCCAGATCGGGTTCGGAAGTCCAAACAAGCAAGGAAAATCAAGTGCGCATGGCTCTCCATTGGGTACCGACGAACTGAAACTGGCAAAAGAAACGCTCGGATGGCCTATTGGACCTGAGTTTTATGTGCCCGATGATGTATTTGATTACATGCTTTCAGTACGGATTAATGGCCGAAAACTTCAATCTGAATGGGACGACCTAATGGCCGATTATCGGGCTGAGCATCCGGAAAAATCGTTGGAGTTGGATCGGGCCATTGCTGGCATCCTACCTACAGATTGGGAAGACGCCCTGCCCCACTTTGCATTGGGAACCAAAATGGCCACCCGCGAAGCTTCTGGACATGCCCTAAATGCACTAAAAACAGCGATTCCAAACCTCTTGGGTGGCTCGGCAGACCTTACACCCTCCAACAATACCCGCGCCAAGGCAGATGTAAGCATGAGCCACGACGACTTTAGTGGACGCTATCTGCATTTTGGTGTACGCGAACACGGAATGGGTGCTATCGTAAATGGGATTACCTTACATGGGGGCTTAGTGGCTTATACGGGGACTTTTCTGGCCTTTTTAGATTATATGCGTCCAGCGGTCCGGTTGGCGGCTCTGATGGAAATCCCGTCTTTGTTCGTCTTTACCCACGACAGTATTGGCCTTGGGGAAGATGGCCCCACGCACCAGCCCGTAGAACACCTGGCCTCCATTCGGGCGATGCCCAATGTGGTCAACTTTCGTCCTGCAGACGCAAACGAAACCGTTGCGGCATGGAAGTATGCCGTTCAAAGCCGTGTTCCTGTCACCTTTGCCCTTTCGCGTCAGGGGCTGCCCGTTGTTTCGTCGGGCGAAGGCGTGGCGCGTGGCGCCTACATACTTTCGGATGCCCCTGCACCACAGGCCTTGTTGCTTTCCACAGGCTCCGAGGTACAAATTGCCCTGGCTGCCCAAAAACTACTTTTAGATCAAGGAATATCCAGCCGTGTGGTCTCTATGCCTAGTTGGGAGTTGTTCGAGGCCCAAGATGACACCTATAAAGCATCTGTTCTCCCGCCCAGCGTCACAGTACGTGTGGCCGTAGAAGCGGCCAATCAATTTGGTTGGGAACGATATCTTGGCACAAATGGCGCCTTTGTGGGCATGAAGGGTTTTGGGGCTTCTGCCCCGATAGACGACCTCTACCGTAATTTTGATATTACCGCCTCGGCGGTTGCGCTGGCTGCTAAGACACAATTGGGCCTATCTTGA